From Leifsonia sp. fls2-241-R2A-40a, one genomic window encodes:
- a CDS encoding DUF5666 domain-containing protein yields the protein MSNTQPTEPLPPHQNQPPYTSPAVVPAEPFYKRHGLAFAISTLVLSCVILLGLFTAGAFAVANVVTHVGERAISRAVPQGPGQHYPGVPGMPGMPGDGQGNGGKGNGGGDGGKQGGQAQGRVLLRGTIASMSGSTWSIDRQKGAAVTVTVDASTVFGAPGQQASKSDFAKGDEVIIVGTRSDGKLVASRVLKLDAFPTRPPSTPGTPSTPGS from the coding sequence ATGAGCAACACCCAGCCGACTGAGCCCTTGCCGCCGCACCAGAACCAGCCGCCGTACACGTCGCCTGCCGTCGTGCCGGCGGAGCCGTTCTACAAGCGCCACGGTCTCGCGTTCGCGATCTCGACCCTGGTGCTGTCGTGCGTGATCCTTCTCGGCCTCTTCACCGCCGGCGCCTTCGCGGTCGCCAACGTGGTCACGCACGTGGGGGAGCGGGCGATCTCCCGGGCCGTTCCGCAGGGTCCGGGGCAGCATTACCCCGGGGTTCCCGGTATGCCGGGGATGCCCGGCGACGGCCAGGGCAACGGGGGCAAGGGCAACGGGGGAGGCGATGGCGGCAAGCAGGGCGGCCAGGCGCAAGGCCGGGTGCTGCTGCGCGGCACGATCGCTTCCATGTCGGGGAGCACGTGGAGCATCGACCGCCAGAAGGGCGCGGCCGTCACGGTCACCGTCGACGCTTCGACGGTCTTCGGTGCGCCGGGTCAGCAGGCTTCGAAGTCGGACTTCGCGAAGGGTGACGAAGTGATCATCGTCGGCACGCGGTCCGATGGGAAGCTCGTGGCGTCGCGTGTGCTCAAGCTCGACGCGTTCCCGACCCGTCCGCCGTCGACACCTGGGACGCCGTCGACTCCCGGCTCCTGA
- a CDS encoding MFS transporter, protein MTSDERPFSFRSVALAAFLPTLLFSIGEGAIIPIIPVAAGNLGAGLAMAGFIASMVMLGELVGDIPSGWVVSRVGERTSMLGAAVVAIGGVVICLLAPNYWVLMGGIFLVGIATAVFALARHAFMTSYVPARYRARALSTLGGIFRAGWFVGPLIASAVIAATGSTQSVFWIFIVSCLGSVIVLLALPDPEKMFGPSTRVADESGAQVTEGEEDAEERTHGLFRTIWSFREVLMRMGAGVSLVAAIRSARTVLMPLWAVSIGLSESNTALIIGIAGAVDFALFYASGQIMDRFGRMWSAIPSMIGLGLGFILLAFSHDLSSRVAWYIGVSLFLSVANGIGSGIVMTLGADLAPKDRPAPFLGAWRFSADAGQAAAPLFVSLLTALVSISFASGVMGVLGLAGAAMLARYIPRYVPRRPRPA, encoded by the coding sequence ATGACTTCCGACGAGCGCCCCTTCAGCTTCCGCTCCGTCGCCCTCGCTGCGTTCCTCCCGACACTCCTCTTCTCGATCGGCGAAGGGGCGATCATCCCGATCATCCCGGTCGCGGCGGGCAACCTCGGCGCCGGGCTCGCGATGGCCGGATTCATCGCGTCGATGGTGATGCTCGGCGAACTGGTGGGCGACATCCCCAGCGGCTGGGTGGTGTCGCGGGTCGGGGAGCGCACCTCGATGCTCGGCGCGGCCGTCGTCGCGATCGGCGGCGTCGTGATCTGCCTGCTCGCGCCGAACTACTGGGTGCTGATGGGCGGGATCTTCCTCGTCGGGATCGCGACGGCCGTGTTCGCACTGGCGCGGCACGCCTTCATGACCTCCTACGTCCCGGCCAGGTACCGGGCACGGGCGCTCTCGACGCTCGGCGGCATCTTCCGGGCCGGGTGGTTCGTCGGCCCGCTCATCGCGTCGGCCGTGATCGCGGCCACCGGGTCGACGCAGTCCGTCTTCTGGATCTTCATCGTCAGCTGCCTGGGCTCCGTGATCGTGCTGCTGGCGCTGCCGGATCCGGAGAAGATGTTCGGTCCGTCCACGCGGGTGGCCGACGAATCCGGCGCACAGGTGACCGAGGGAGAGGAGGATGCGGAAGAGCGGACGCACGGCCTGTTCCGCACGATCTGGTCGTTCCGCGAGGTGCTCATGCGGATGGGCGCCGGCGTCTCGCTGGTGGCGGCGATCCGCTCCGCCCGCACGGTGCTCATGCCGCTGTGGGCCGTGTCCATCGGCCTGAGCGAGTCCAACACCGCCCTCATCATCGGCATCGCAGGCGCCGTCGACTTCGCGCTCTTCTACGCCAGCGGGCAGATCATGGACCGGTTCGGGCGCATGTGGAGCGCCATCCCCTCCATGATCGGGCTCGGACTGGGCTTCATCCTGCTGGCCTTCTCGCACGACCTGAGCTCGCGCGTCGCCTGGTACATCGGCGTCTCGCTGTTCCTCTCCGTCGCCAACGGGATCGGCTCGGGCATCGTCATGACCCTGGGCGCAGACCTCGCGCCGAAGGACCGGCCGGCCCCGTTCCTGGGGGCCTGGCGGTTCTCCGCCGATGCCGGGCAGGCCGCCGCTCCCCTCTTCGTCTCCCTGCTCACGGCGCTCGTGTCGATCTCCTTCGCGAGCGGCGTGATGGGCGTGCTGGGGCTGGCGGGCGCCGCCATGCTCGCCCGCTACATCCCGCGCTACGTGCCCCGGAGGCCCCGCCCGGCCTGA
- the ftsE gene encoding cell division ATP-binding protein FtsE: MIRFEHVSKQYPGTARPALNGINLEVLRGEFVFLVGASGSGKSSCLRLILKEEKPSKGKIHVLGQDLGTISSRKVPYFRRNIGVVFQDFRLLPNKTVFQNVAFTLQVIGKSRGFIQEAVPDVLKMVGLDGKAQRLPHELSGGEQQRVAIARAVVNKPQVLLADEPTGNLDPATSAGIMAVLERINAGGTTVLMATHEAAIVDQMKRRVIELVGGQIVRDERHGGYGFTAAVPIAQPLERDEPVSVATPAYATVAAPAASAPQAPAAVPAPMPSAAPAPAPASYEQQPAQEAPMSRPHAPTSTPTAPVAVPRQAPPAPVQFATAPVPPAPASEELPDHLNFTANLDLSGLREGSDRDGDQNVGPTK, encoded by the coding sequence ATGATCCGGTTCGAACACGTATCCAAGCAGTATCCGGGCACAGCGCGCCCGGCTCTGAACGGCATCAACCTCGAAGTGCTGCGCGGCGAGTTCGTCTTCCTCGTCGGCGCGTCGGGGTCGGGGAAGTCCAGTTGCCTGCGCCTGATCCTCAAAGAGGAGAAGCCGTCGAAGGGGAAGATCCACGTGCTGGGTCAGGACCTCGGCACGATCTCCTCCCGCAAGGTGCCCTACTTCCGCCGCAACATCGGTGTCGTCTTCCAGGACTTCCGGCTGCTGCCCAACAAGACGGTGTTCCAGAACGTCGCGTTCACCCTCCAGGTGATCGGGAAGTCGCGCGGCTTCATTCAGGAGGCCGTCCCGGATGTGCTCAAGATGGTCGGTCTGGACGGCAAGGCGCAGCGCCTGCCGCACGAGCTCTCGGGTGGTGAGCAGCAGCGCGTCGCGATCGCACGCGCCGTGGTGAACAAGCCCCAGGTGCTCCTCGCCGACGAGCCGACCGGAAACCTCGACCCCGCGACGAGCGCCGGCATCATGGCGGTGCTCGAGCGGATCAACGCCGGCGGAACCACCGTGCTGATGGCCACCCACGAAGCGGCGATCGTCGATCAGATGAAGCGCCGCGTGATCGAGCTGGTCGGCGGACAGATCGTCCGCGACGAACGCCACGGCGGCTACGGCTTCACCGCCGCGGTGCCGATCGCGCAGCCGCTCGAGCGGGATGAGCCCGTGTCGGTCGCCACCCCGGCGTACGCGACCGTCGCCGCTCCTGCGGCCTCGGCTCCGCAGGCCCCGGCCGCCGTTCCCGCGCCGATGCCTTCGGCCGCCCCGGCTCCCGCGCCCGCGTCGTACGAGCAGCAGCCCGCGCAGGAAGCGCCGATGTCCCGTCCGCACGCTCCGACGTCGACGCCGACCGCACCCGTCGCTGTGCCGCGCCAGGCGCCTCCCGCTCCGGTGCAGTTCGCGACAGCGCCCGTGCCGCCCGCACCCGCGTCGGAAGAGCTGCCGGACCACCTCAACTTCACCGCGAACCTCGACCTGAGCGGACTCCGCGAGGGGTCCGACCGGGACGGCGACCAGAATGTGGGGCCGACGAAATGA
- the prfB gene encoding peptide chain release factor 2 → MIELDLASQIADLRSTFADITAVVNVDKLRADIADLSEKAGAPDLWDDTANAQKVTSALSHRQSELARITAIERRLDDLEVLVELANEAEDEESAAEARTELQSLQTALGDLEVQTLLSGEYDERAAIVTIRSGAGGDDATDFAEMLMRMYLRWAEQHKYPAKVMDTSYAEGAGIKSATFEIDAPYAFGTLSVEAGTHRLARISPFGSADKRQTSFAAVEVIPLMEEATEVDIPEGDIRVDVFRSSGPGGQSVNTTDSAVRITHLPTGIVVSMQNEKSQIQNRATAMRVLQTRLLLLQKEEEAAKKKELAGTITASWGDQMRSYFLYGQQLVKDLRTGYESGNPSAVFDGDLDGFIAAGIRWRAGSKSEAQA, encoded by the coding sequence ATGATCGAACTCGACCTCGCCTCCCAGATCGCCGACCTGCGCTCCACCTTCGCCGACATCACGGCGGTGGTGAACGTCGACAAGCTTCGCGCGGACATCGCCGACCTCAGCGAGAAGGCCGGTGCGCCCGACCTCTGGGACGACACCGCCAACGCGCAGAAGGTGACCAGCGCGCTGAGCCACCGCCAGTCCGAGCTGGCGCGCATCACCGCCATCGAGCGGCGCCTCGACGACCTTGAAGTGCTCGTCGAGCTGGCCAACGAGGCGGAGGACGAGGAGTCCGCCGCCGAGGCCCGCACCGAGCTGCAGTCCCTGCAGACCGCGCTCGGCGACCTCGAGGTGCAGACCCTGCTGAGCGGTGAGTACGACGAGCGCGCGGCGATCGTCACCATCCGCTCCGGCGCCGGCGGCGACGACGCCACCGACTTCGCCGAGATGCTGATGCGCATGTACCTGCGCTGGGCCGAGCAGCACAAGTACCCGGCGAAGGTCATGGACACGTCCTACGCCGAGGGCGCGGGCATCAAGTCCGCGACGTTCGAGATCGACGCGCCGTACGCGTTCGGCACGCTGTCGGTCGAGGCAGGAACGCACCGCCTGGCGCGCATCAGCCCGTTCGGTTCTGCGGACAAGCGCCAGACGTCCTTCGCCGCGGTCGAGGTCATCCCGCTCATGGAGGAGGCGACCGAGGTCGACATCCCCGAGGGCGACATCCGCGTCGACGTCTTCCGCTCCTCCGGCCCCGGCGGTCAGTCGGTCAACACGACCGACTCCGCCGTCCGCATCACCCACCTTCCGACCGGCATCGTCGTCTCGATGCAGAACGAGAAGTCGCAGATCCAGAACCGCGCCACCGCGATGCGCGTGCTGCAGACGCGACTGCTCCTCCTGCAGAAAGAGGAGGAGGCCGCGAAGAAGAAGGAGCTCGCCGGCACCATCACGGCGAGCTGGGGCGACCAGATGCGCTCCTACTTCCTCTACGGCCAGCAGCTGGTCAAGGATCTCCGGACCGGCTACGAGTCCGGCAACCCGAGCGCCGTGTTCGACGGCGACCTCGACGGCTTCATCGCCGCGGGCATCCGCTGGCGGGCGGGCAGCAAGAGCGAGGCTCAGGCGTAA
- a CDS encoding tyrosine-protein phosphatase, with amino-acid sequence MDSTAQRIPIAGTYNFRDVGGYRVDGGVTRSGKLYRADALGRLGNAGREGLRELGIRIVIDLRDDFEVDALPDDLEGLDIEVLRLPVFEGSGASASTVGATIVHLYDKIVFQHTDVIVRALREIADTGDEPVVVHCTAGKDRTGIVVALALLAVGVDRETVVSDYALTEANLDGPWLEGMLELVRGYGVEVTPDLRVILGGSPREALETTIDRIEERAGSVREYLLGAGLDELELAKLRSVLVDPS; translated from the coding sequence ATGGACTCGACCGCTCAGCGCATCCCGATCGCAGGCACCTACAACTTCCGGGATGTGGGCGGGTATCGGGTCGATGGAGGGGTCACCCGCTCGGGCAAGCTGTACCGCGCTGACGCGCTCGGCCGCCTCGGCAACGCCGGCCGCGAGGGGCTGCGCGAGCTCGGCATCCGGATCGTGATCGACCTGCGCGACGACTTCGAAGTGGATGCGCTCCCTGACGACCTCGAGGGGCTCGACATCGAGGTGCTGCGGTTGCCGGTCTTCGAGGGGTCGGGGGCGTCGGCCTCCACGGTCGGGGCGACGATCGTCCACCTGTACGACAAGATCGTCTTCCAGCACACGGACGTGATCGTCCGGGCGCTCCGCGAGATCGCCGACACCGGCGATGAGCCCGTCGTCGTGCACTGCACCGCGGGCAAGGACCGCACCGGCATCGTGGTGGCGCTCGCGCTGCTGGCCGTCGGCGTGGACCGCGAGACGGTCGTCTCGGACTACGCGCTCACCGAGGCGAACCTCGACGGGCCCTGGCTCGAGGGGATGCTCGAACTGGTCCGCGGCTACGGGGTCGAGGTCACGCCCGACCTCCGGGTGATTCTCGGCGGCAGTCCGCGCGAGGCGCTCGAGACGACGATCGACCGAATCGAGGAACGCGCCGGCAGCGTTCGCGAATACCTGCTCGGCGCGGGACTGGATGAGCTGGAACTGGCGAAGCTGCGTTCGGTGCTGGTCGATCCGTCCTGA
- the smpB gene encoding SsrA-binding protein SmpB, which produces MPKERGQKVVATNRRARHDYTIEDTFEAGLVLTGTEVKSLRMGRASLVDGYAFVDGGEAWLDAVHIPEYADGTWNNHAPRRKRKLLLHKAQILKIENKVKQGGYTIIPLSIYFNDGRAKVEIAVAKGKREYDKRQALRERQDQREAQRAMSTRGHLGE; this is translated from the coding sequence GTGCCGAAGGAACGTGGCCAGAAAGTCGTGGCCACCAATCGCCGCGCGCGCCACGACTACACGATCGAGGACACCTTCGAGGCGGGCCTGGTGCTCACCGGTACCGAGGTGAAGTCGCTGCGGATGGGTCGCGCGTCGCTGGTCGACGGCTACGCGTTCGTCGACGGCGGCGAGGCGTGGCTGGATGCCGTGCACATCCCCGAGTACGCCGACGGCACCTGGAACAATCACGCTCCGCGACGCAAGCGCAAGCTGCTGCTGCACAAGGCGCAGATCCTCAAGATCGAGAACAAGGTCAAGCAGGGCGGCTACACGATCATCCCGCTGTCGATCTACTTCAACGACGGTCGCGCGAAGGTCGAGATCGCGGTGGCCAAGGGCAAGCGCGAGTACGACAAGCGCCAGGCGCTGCGCGAGCGGCAGGACCAGCGCGAGGCGCAGCGCGCCATGTCCACCCGCGGTCACCTGGGGGAGTGA
- a CDS encoding ImmA/IrrE family metallo-endopeptidase produces the protein MAAIPNYVVTTGDFIAEWMEDTGVNAAELARRLGTTPKHVSEVLAGKAPVSAQLALSLERVTSVPARIWNMYEAGYREDLARMQSVADLESQYEEAKRFPLAYLRKFGFIKAEARDRAGTVREVLGLLGVASFDAWKATWSHGSVAYRRSAVGRDDVAALAVWLTIAERQATADPPPPFNRTELEKLVPELRNRTVDDPLTAIERAIAGLREAGVVLCFVPGVPGLGIHGATRWINGNPLIQLSLLWKSDDQLWFTLFHEIGHVLLHGDKRLYVNGEHNEAELEADRYASDLLIPPEFISRLPLNRNIASVQELASELGIAPSIVLGRAQRETRDYGWGHSLKRKFEFVAD, from the coding sequence ATGGCTGCCATACCGAATTACGTCGTTACCACTGGTGATTTCATCGCTGAATGGATGGAAGACACCGGAGTCAACGCGGCGGAACTTGCGCGCCGCCTGGGGACCACCCCCAAGCACGTGAGTGAGGTTCTTGCAGGAAAAGCACCAGTATCCGCTCAGCTGGCGTTGTCGCTTGAGCGCGTCACGAGCGTTCCTGCTCGCATCTGGAACATGTACGAGGCAGGCTACCGCGAAGATCTCGCGCGCATGCAGTCAGTCGCGGATCTCGAATCCCAGTACGAGGAGGCGAAGCGGTTCCCTCTCGCGTATCTCCGAAAGTTCGGATTCATCAAGGCGGAGGCGCGCGATCGTGCTGGCACGGTCCGCGAGGTGCTCGGTTTGCTTGGGGTCGCTTCCTTTGATGCCTGGAAGGCGACGTGGTCACACGGCAGCGTCGCATACCGCAGATCGGCTGTCGGCCGCGACGATGTCGCGGCGCTGGCGGTGTGGCTCACGATCGCTGAGCGTCAGGCCACAGCGGACCCTCCGCCTCCCTTCAACCGGACGGAGCTGGAGAAGCTGGTGCCCGAGCTGCGGAATCGAACGGTTGACGATCCGCTCACGGCAATCGAGCGCGCGATTGCAGGACTTCGGGAGGCCGGGGTCGTTCTCTGCTTCGTGCCAGGGGTCCCCGGGCTTGGCATACACGGAGCCACCCGGTGGATCAATGGAAACCCCCTGATCCAGTTGTCCCTCCTATGGAAAAGTGACGATCAGTTGTGGTTCACCTTGTTCCACGAAATCGGCCACGTGCTCTTGCACGGTGATAAGCGCCTGTACGTGAACGGGGAACACAACGAGGCGGAACTCGAGGCTGACCGGTATGCGTCTGATTTGCTGATCCCGCCAGAGTTCATCTCTAGACTTCCCCTCAACCGCAACATAGCGTCTGTGCAAGAGCTCGCCTCTGAGCTTGGCATCGCTCCCAGCATCGTGCTGGGTCGCGCTCAACGCGAAACCAGAGATTATGGCTGGGGACACTCGCTCAAGCGGAAGTTCGAATTCGTCGCTGACTAA
- the ftsX gene encoding permease-like cell division protein FtsX, producing the protein MRFGLIWSEVGNGLRRNLSMVVSVILVTFISLTFVGTAVLLQMQIGQMKTYWYDRAQVAVYMCTTTDNCPSGAATAQSIEAVKKQLESPELAPYIQKFYFQDQKQGYEQFKEQFKGNQIADFVTPDMIPQTYWVNLKDPNQSAVLTETLSGSAGVQSVVDQRSYLDQIFSILNSASYTAIGIAALMLVAAVLLIATTIRLSAFSRRREIGIMRLVGASNRFIQTPFIIEGVIAALIGSILASVVIALGVQFFVRGYLSQRIQSINFVGMEQAWLVIPILIVIGIVLAAASANFAIRRYLRV; encoded by the coding sequence ATGAGATTCGGACTCATCTGGTCGGAGGTCGGCAACGGCCTCCGCCGCAACCTGTCGATGGTCGTCTCGGTCATCCTCGTCACGTTCATCTCGCTGACCTTCGTCGGTACGGCCGTGCTGCTGCAGATGCAGATCGGCCAGATGAAGACCTACTGGTACGACCGTGCGCAGGTCGCCGTCTACATGTGCACGACGACCGACAACTGCCCGAGCGGCGCGGCCACGGCGCAATCGATCGAGGCGGTCAAGAAGCAGCTCGAGTCGCCGGAGCTGGCCCCGTACATCCAGAAGTTCTACTTCCAGGATCAGAAGCAGGGCTACGAGCAGTTCAAAGAGCAGTTCAAGGGCAACCAGATCGCCGACTTCGTCACGCCGGACATGATCCCGCAGACGTACTGGGTGAACCTCAAGGACCCGAACCAGTCCGCGGTGCTCACCGAGACGCTGTCCGGGTCGGCCGGCGTGCAGAGCGTGGTCGACCAGCGCAGCTACCTGGATCAGATCTTCAGCATCCTGAACTCGGCCAGTTACACCGCGATCGGGATCGCCGCGCTGATGCTGGTCGCCGCGGTGCTGCTGATCGCGACCACGATCCGGCTCTCGGCCTTCTCGCGAAGGCGGGAGATCGGGATCATGCGGCTGGTCGGCGCATCCAACCGGTTCATCCAGACCCCGTTCATCATCGAGGGCGTGATCGCGGCGCTGATCGGTTCGATCCTCGCTTCGGTGGTCATCGCCCTCGGAGTGCAGTTCTTCGTGCGCGGCTACCTGAGCCAACGCATCCAGTCGATCAACTTCGTCGGGATGGAGCAGGCCTGGCTGGTCATCCCCATCCTGATCGTGATCGGGATCGTGCTGGCCGCGGCCTCGGCGAACTTCGCGATCCGGCGCTACCTGCGGGTCTGA
- a CDS encoding VTT domain-containing protein translates to MIHHAGLIPWLDPHTIIDSAGPWALLVVCGIVFAETGLLIGFLFPGDTLLIISGLLTHTSHVFGLDIWWVALAIAFAAFIGGEVGYLIGHKAGPRIFERKESGLFSMENVRRTNAFFERFGALAIIVARFVPIVRTFAPVAAGVGHMSYRKYSLYNALGALLWGAGVTYFGYLIGYIPPVANFVSSYIDIILIGAVLITLVPTLFHYFQSSRKAKRKAAVEGTAGDAAAPPTIEPEPSRPEPSRPEA, encoded by the coding sequence GTGATCCATCACGCCGGCCTCATCCCGTGGCTCGACCCTCACACGATCATCGACTCCGCGGGCCCGTGGGCGCTGCTGGTCGTGTGCGGAATCGTGTTCGCCGAGACCGGCCTGCTGATCGGCTTCCTCTTCCCGGGCGACACGCTCCTGATCATCTCGGGGCTGCTCACCCATACCTCGCACGTCTTCGGGCTCGACATCTGGTGGGTGGCGCTCGCGATCGCGTTCGCGGCCTTCATCGGCGGCGAGGTGGGCTATCTGATCGGCCACAAGGCCGGTCCACGGATCTTCGAACGCAAGGAGTCCGGCCTCTTCTCGATGGAGAACGTGCGGCGCACCAACGCGTTCTTCGAGCGCTTCGGCGCCCTCGCGATCATCGTCGCCCGCTTCGTGCCGATCGTCCGGACGTTCGCGCCGGTCGCCGCGGGCGTCGGCCACATGAGCTACCGCAAGTACTCGCTCTACAACGCCCTCGGCGCACTGCTCTGGGGCGCCGGCGTCACCTACTTCGGTTACCTGATCGGCTACATCCCGCCGGTCGCGAACTTCGTCTCCAGCTACATCGACATCATCCTGATCGGCGCGGTGCTGATCACCCTGGTGCCGACGCTGTTCCACTACTTCCAGTCGTCCCGCAAGGCCAAGCGCAAGGCTGCCGTCGAGGGCACCGCGGGCGACGCCGCGGCTCCGCCCACCATCGAGCCGGAGCCCTCCCGCCCGGAGCCCTCCCGCCCGGAGGCCTGA
- a CDS encoding cation diffusion facilitator family transporter codes for MSHDHGHGANRTRLTIAIGIVAAVLVVELIGAWLSGSLALLADAGHMVSDLAGLIIALMATIVAARPATDRQTFGFQRVEVFGALINGLILVAVSVTVTIGAIGRLVGGETEVHSIPMLIVAVIGLIANLGALLLLRPAAGHSINMRGAYLEVLGDLIGSALVIVAAVVILTTGFAPADAIASLLIAVLIVPRAVSLLRDVVRVLSEAAPADTDVAEIRDHILGTTGVVAVHDVHVWAITSGAPVFSAHVVCDPSVFRTGRTGALLDELSGCLSKHFDVEHSTFQLEPAEHAAHEDEFHR; via the coding sequence ATGAGTCACGACCACGGCCACGGCGCCAACCGCACCCGCCTGACGATCGCCATCGGCATCGTCGCGGCGGTGCTCGTCGTCGAGCTGATCGGCGCTTGGCTGAGCGGTTCGCTCGCGCTGCTGGCCGACGCGGGCCACATGGTGAGCGATCTCGCGGGACTCATCATCGCGCTCATGGCGACCATCGTGGCGGCCCGTCCGGCCACCGACCGGCAGACGTTCGGCTTCCAGCGGGTGGAGGTGTTCGGCGCCCTCATCAACGGGCTCATCCTGGTCGCCGTCTCCGTCACTGTGACGATCGGTGCCATCGGCCGACTGGTCGGCGGCGAGACCGAGGTGCACAGCATCCCGATGCTGATCGTCGCCGTCATCGGCCTGATCGCGAACCTGGGCGCGCTACTGCTTCTCCGCCCCGCCGCGGGACATTCGATCAACATGCGGGGGGCGTACCTCGAGGTGCTCGGCGACCTCATCGGGTCGGCGCTCGTCATCGTGGCCGCCGTCGTCATCCTGACCACCGGCTTCGCCCCAGCCGACGCCATCGCCTCGCTGCTGATCGCCGTGCTCATCGTGCCGCGCGCCGTGTCCCTTCTGCGCGACGTGGTGCGCGTGCTGAGCGAAGCGGCGCCGGCGGACACCGACGTCGCGGAGATCCGGGACCACATCCTCGGCACGACGGGAGTCGTGGCCGTCCACGACGTGCATGTCTGGGCGATCACCTCCGGGGCGCCGGTGTTCAGCGCTCATGTGGTCTGTGACCCGTCCGTGTTCCGGACCGGACGCACCGGCGCGCTGCTCGACGAGCTCTCCGGCTGCCTGTCGAAGCACTTCGACGTGGAGCACTCCACTTTCCAGCTGGAGCCGGCGGAGCACGCCGCCCACGAGGACGAGTTCCACCGCTGA
- a CDS encoding type II toxin-antitoxin system RelE/ParE family toxin, producing MELKYASRDLERICTDERRMYRVLSAPVAKALKLRIAEIRRVREYEDLLLGTGRWEQLRGDRAGQWSARLTANWRLIIAETESDEVVALLIEIVDYH from the coding sequence GTGGAGTTGAAGTACGCCTCGCGCGATCTCGAGCGCATTTGCACCGACGAGCGTCGGATGTATCGGGTGTTGAGCGCTCCGGTCGCAAAGGCGTTGAAGCTGAGAATCGCGGAGATCCGTCGTGTTCGCGAGTATGAAGATCTTCTCTTGGGGACCGGTCGTTGGGAACAGCTTCGCGGTGATCGCGCCGGACAATGGTCTGCGCGGCTCACGGCCAACTGGCGACTGATCATCGCTGAGACAGAGAGCGACGAGGTAGTCGCGCTCCTGATCGAAATTGTCGACTATCACTGA
- a CDS encoding LLM class flavin-dependent oxidoreductase: MTGKLQLGIDTFGDVTRDADGAPLPQAQVLRNVVAEGVQADRVGLDFFGVGEHHREDFAVSAPEVVLAAIAGQTERIHLGSAVTVLSSDDPVRVFQRFATLDGISGGRAEVILGRGSFIESFPLFGYDLAKYEELFEEKLNLFAELRKQEPVTWTGELRPSLTDQSVYPHVENGRLKTWVGVGGSPESVVRAAHYGFPLVLAIIGGGPMRFQPLAELYRKALEQFGQDTTLPIGVHSPGFIAETDQEAKDILWPHYEVMTNRIGRERGWPPASRARFEHEAGADGALVVGSPETVAQKIAYAAKGLGASRFDIKMSNGTLPHDDLMRSIELYGTEVAPRVHELMS; this comes from the coding sequence ATGACCGGAAAGCTTCAGCTGGGGATCGACACGTTCGGCGACGTGACCCGGGATGCGGACGGCGCGCCGCTGCCGCAGGCGCAGGTGCTGCGCAACGTCGTCGCCGAGGGAGTGCAGGCCGACCGCGTCGGCCTCGACTTCTTCGGAGTGGGCGAGCACCACCGCGAGGACTTCGCCGTCTCCGCCCCCGAAGTCGTCCTGGCGGCGATCGCGGGGCAGACCGAGCGCATCCACCTCGGGTCGGCCGTGACCGTGCTGAGCTCGGACGACCCGGTCCGGGTGTTCCAGCGCTTCGCGACGCTCGACGGCATCTCGGGCGGCCGGGCGGAGGTCATCCTGGGGCGCGGCTCCTTCATCGAGTCGTTCCCGCTGTTCGGCTACGACCTCGCGAAGTACGAGGAGCTGTTCGAGGAGAAGCTGAACCTGTTCGCAGAGCTGCGCAAGCAGGAGCCTGTCACGTGGACGGGCGAACTGCGTCCCTCCCTCACCGATCAGTCGGTCTACCCGCACGTCGAGAACGGCCGGCTGAAGACCTGGGTCGGCGTCGGCGGGAGCCCGGAGTCGGTGGTGCGCGCTGCGCACTACGGTTTCCCTCTCGTCCTCGCCATCATCGGCGGCGGTCCGATGCGCTTCCAGCCGCTGGCGGAGCTGTACCGCAAGGCTCTGGAGCAGTTCGGACAGGACACGACCCTCCCGATCGGCGTGCACTCCCCCGGTTTCATCGCCGAGACGGACCAGGAGGCCAAGGACATCCTGTGGCCGCATTACGAGGTCATGACCAACCGCATCGGCCGCGAGCGCGGCTGGCCGCCGGCGTCCCGCGCACGCTTCGAGCACGAGGCCGGAGCGGACGGAGCCCTCGTCGTCGGGTCGCCGGAGACGGTCGCGCAGAAGATCGCGTACGCGGCGAAGGGGCTCGGCGCCTCCCGTTTCGACATCAAGATGAGCAACGGGACGCTCCCCCACGACGACCTGATGCGGTCCATCGAGCTCTACGGCACCGAGGTGGCGCCGCGCGTGCATGAGCTAATGTCGTAG